In the Pristiophorus japonicus isolate sPriJap1 chromosome 5, sPriJap1.hap1, whole genome shotgun sequence genome, one interval contains:
- the LOC139263959 gene encoding transcription termination factor 1, mitochondrial translates to MAARAVTQVMHMYLRSTRFSHLPNCFLAAQLKISYLRFYTSRHNDSTETIQKPENTVLLNNLTVLGVDIKMARRRQPGVFRKVITNEEAVAEFLKNKGANRQTIASIISRYPRAITRSYCHLEERWRLWRSIFKTDSEIINVIQRSPESYFRSSDNENLEKNISFLCSLGLTSKDLHRILTTAPRTFSNRLELNKQMVKYLQDLCVSLCDQNPDDFVKRIITKNAYILIRSIKRIKTNVDFFTEALKLSNSELTKLLQGHGAEVLDLSSDYMKRNFKNTSEQLQSLGCTPEEVKKFFIDYPPAFYASFEKISIKIDCLLESEINIKQLLKKPRILEFSVDNLKNRIEELERLGYDFRKHGVTILDSSRRRFEAKLEKLTEGE, encoded by the coding sequence ATGGCAGCTAGAGCGGTAACCCAAGTGATGCATATGTACCTGCGCAGTACAAGATTTTCTCATTTACCAAACTGCTTTCTTGCTGCACAATTGAAGATATCTTATCTGAGATTCTATACTTCCAGACACAATGATTCAACTGAGACAATCCAAAAACCAGAAAATACAGTTTTGTTAAACAATTTGACTGTTTTGGGCGTGGATATTAAGATGGCCAGAAGGAGGCAGCCTGGAGTCTTCAGAAAAGTGATCACCAATGAAGAGGCTGTAGCAGAGTTCTTGAAAAACAAGGGTGCCAATCGCCAGACCATTGCCAGTATTATCTCAAGGTACCCCCGAGCCATCACGCGTTCCTATTGCCATCTTGAAGAGAGATGGAGGTTATGGCGAAGCATTTTTAAGACAGACTCTGAGATCATAAACGTTATTCAGCGTTCTCCAGAATCGTATTTTCGTTCAAGTGATAATGAAAATCTTGAAAAAAATATCAGTTTTCTTTGTTCTCTTGGCTTGACTTCAAAGGACTTACATCGCATATTAACTACTGCTCCGCGGACATTCTCAAATAGATTGGAACTAAACAAGCAGATGGTAAAATACCTGCAAGATCTCTGTGTTAGTTTATGTGACCAGAATCCAGATGATTTTGTTAAACGGATCATCACTAAAAATGCCTACATTCTTATTAGAAGCATTAAACGGATAAAGACAAATGTAGACTTTTTCACAGAAGCACTTAAACTGAGCAACAGTGAACTAACAAAACTACTTCAGGGACATGGGGCCGAAGTTTTGGACCTCTCCAGTGACTACATGAAAAGAAATTTTAAAAATACAAGCGAGCAGTTGCAGTCATTAGGATGCACACCTGAGGAGGTGAAAAAATTCTTTATTGACTATCCTCCAGCATTCTATGCCTCGTTTGAAAAAATTTCTATCAAAATTGATTGTCTCCTAGAAAGTGAGATTAATATTAAGCAACTATTAAAGAAGCCAAGAATATTGGAATTCAGTGTAGACAATTTGAAAAATCGCATAGAGGAGCTAGAAAGACTTGGATATGACTTTAGAAAACATGGTGTTACCATTTTGGATTCTAGTAGAAGACGATTTGAAGCAAAATTAGAGAAGCTAACTGAAGGGGAATAG